TGCCGATTCTGCACATTCTCGCGTTCGCCTGACTCGATTAGTTTTTCACGTGCGTACTGCCGAATTGTCTCCAACATACGATAGCGCGTTGCGCCGTCGCGTATTTCGACCATCACGAGCGACTTGTCCACCAAGCGCGACAACACATCAAGCAGAGGAGCAGGGGCGCGCGGGAGCAGAGGTGAATCTTTCTCCCCTGCCCCTCTGCCCCCTTGCTCCTCTGCACAAACGAACTCCGCCGCGTCCAGCGTCCACCCGCCCGCGAACACAGACAGGCGATTCAATGCGATCTGCTCTTGCGCCGATAATAAATCGTAACTCCAATCCATCGCGCCGCGCAACGTTTGTTGACGCGTCGGCGCGGTGCGACTTCCAGTCGTGAGCAAACGAAAGCGATCGTCGAGCCGCGCGGCGATTTGTTCGACCGATAATGTTTTGACGCGCGCGGCGGCGAGTTCAAGCGCGAGCGGCATCCCATCGAGCCGCGCGCAGATTTGCGCGATTGCCGGCGCGTTCGCGTGCGTCAATTCAAAATCGGATTGCGCGGCGCGCGCGCGATCGGTGAACAGCCGAATCGCTTCAACTTGCGCGAACGCGTCGAGCGGTGGTAACGCTTGCAAATTCGGCAACGCGAGCGACGGCACGCGAAAGGTGATCTCGCCCGCGATGTTCAATGCTTCGCGGCTCGTCGCCAAAATTTTCAAATCGGGGCAACTCGTCAAAAGCGATTCGGCTAACTGCGCGCACGCGTGAATCAAATGCTCGCAGTTGTCTAACACGAGAAGTAGATTTTTCGCGCGGAGAAAATTTTTGAGCAGATCAATCGGCGCGAGATTGCCGGGAGGGCGCAAATCGAAAATGGAGGCGACGGTTTGCGGTACGAGCGTGGGGTCCGCAAGCGATGCCAACTCGACGAGCCAAACGCCATCGGGAAACGCGTCGAGCAAATCGCGCGCGACCTGAATTGCCAATCGCGTTTTGCCCGCGCCGCCCGCGCCGGTGAGCGTGAGCAAGCGCGTGGTATTGCCCCCTCCCCCGCGCACGGGGGAGGGTTGGGGTGGGGACGCGATCAATCGCTTGATCTCCGCGATTTCTTTTTCGCGTCCGATGAAGTGCGTGAGCGCGAGCGGGAGATTGTTATTTTCGGTCATTGTGATTGTTTGTCCAGGTCTTGTGTCACTCGAATCTCATTGAGCGCATATTCAACCGCTTGTTCCAGCGTCATCGTGCGACCCTCTAACCGCGCCTTCTCAAACGTCGCCTCATCCAATTTTGCGCGCACGCTAGCCCAAATGTAATCATATTCAATGCGATCCGCGGGCTGAAGGATAATATTGGCATCATTAACAGTCGCTTCGACAAATCCTAATAAAAGCGCTGCTTGCTCAGGCTTGCCGGTCGCAGTCATCACACCTGCCAAGCCCATGAGATTCAAAAATATTTCTTCTGTGTGTCCCAACTGTTGTTCTAAAATAAGACTCTCTTCAAAACACGCCCGCGCTCTTGGATAGTCACTGGCGTGCAATGAAACCGTTCCCAAGTTTCCAATGGCTAGAACAAGAAAAGATTCCCGACCGTTCTCGCGTTCAAATTTGATACACTCTTCATACCATTTGGCGGCACGTGGATAATCTCCTTGAAGCTGAGCTAACACGCCGAGCGCGTTTAACACGTGGGCAAGATGGCGATTGTCGCCTAACGCTTGAAATCTTGCAATGCTTGCTTCATACAATTGATGAGCTTGGTCGAATTCTCCCTGGTCTCTCATCACGTTCGCCAAAAAAAACTGCGTCCGTGCGATATACAACGCATCATCCAATTCTCGCCACAAAACGAGACTAGTGTCTAACACATCGTGCGCCGTCTGAAAGTCACCCCGGATCCAGGTTGAGAAACCCAGCCATAGACACGCACAAGCGATCTCAAATTTGGACTCGGTCTTTTTGGCAATCGTCAGACCTTGCTCGATCAATTCACGAGCAGCAGCACTGTTCCCCTGATAGAGAGCCACAGCTCCTGCAATGATCAACACACGCGCATGTTTTGCGCTGACGCCCCATCGTTCCGTGCGTGGAAGCAAACTTGCTAACCAATCGCGCGCTTCGGGCAAATGCACACCAGCCCCCCAGAATTCGAATAATGCCCACACCAATCGCAACGCTATTTCAGCATCCGTCTCGATTGCCCGCTCCCAAGCTGCGCGTAGATTATCATAATCGTTTTCCAAACGAACTAGCCACACTTTTTGTTCGGCGCTCTGGAGTTTGGGCTCTGCTTCTTCTGCCAGCTTGAGAAAATAATCGAGATGACGAGTGCGAACACTTTCCAACTCACTGGATTCCGCTTGCGCGAATTTTTCGTGCGCGTACTGCCGAACCGTTTCCAGCATATGATAGCGCGGCTCTGCTTCATTTTGCTCGACGACGACGAGCGACTTGTCCACCAGCGACGCGAGCGTATCAAGCGTAGTGGACTGTCCATTGCACACCTCTTCTGCCGCTTCCAACGTCCATCCGCCGGCAAAGACCGACAATCTTTGCAACATTATTCGCTCCGCATCCGAAAGCAAATCGTAACTCCAATCGATCGTCGCGCGCAGAGTTTGTTGACGCGCCAGTGCTGCCCGGCTTCCCGTCGTCAATAAATTGAAACGATCGTCGAGACGTGCCGCGATTTGTTCCACAGATAAAACTTTCACCCGCGCCGCCGCGAGTTCGATTGCCAGCGGTATGCCATCCAAACGCGCGCACACACGCGCGACGGAGGGCGCGTTGCCGTTCAACCGCCACTGGGGCGCAACCGTCATCGCGCGTTGAACGAAAAGCTGAATCACATCGTATTGCACCAATTTCTCTAATGAAGGGAGCTGCTCAACATCGGGAACCGCAAACGACGGAACGCGCCACGCCACTTCGCCGGTGATGCCGAGCGATTCACGACTGGTCGCCAAAATTTTCAATTCCACACACGCGCTCAACAATTTGTTGGCAAGTTCTGCGCACGCCACAATCAGATGCTCACAGTTATCGAGCACCAGGAGCAGACGCTTGCCGCGCAAAAAGTGGTTGAGCGTTTCGTCGAGCGATTGATTGGGCGTTTCACGTAACCCTAAAGCTTGTGCAACAGTTTGTGGAATGAGGGAGGCATCGGACAGCGGCGCAAGTTCGACCCACCACACGCCATTCCGAAATGACTCGACTAACTGGCTCGCCACTTCAATCGCAAGGCGCGTCTTGCCGCAGCCGCCCGATCCCGTCAGCGTCACCAAGCGGTGCTGCGCGAGCAATTGTTTGACCTCGACGATTTCCTTCTCGCGTCCGATGAAACTCGTCAAGGGATGAGGCAGGTTGGTGAACAACGCTTCGCGCGCTTTGCCGCCGCTCAACGCTTGTTCGATTCGATCACGCAGGGCGATTGTCTCTGACGACGGTTCGACGCCAAGTTCGTCGCGCAAAATCTTTTTGCATTCGTCGTACTGTTTTAACGCGCCAATGCGGTCGCCGGTCGCGGCGAGGCAAAAGATAATGTGTTGGTACGCTTTCTCGTTCGCGGGATCCGCCACCAGAATCTTTTGCGCGAATTCGATAGCGCGTGTGTACTCACTCTCGGCGCGATGATGTTGGGCGAGTTGCAACAACGCGTCGATGTAGATAGCGCGCAATCGTTCGCGTTCGGGCAGAATCCAATCGTCGTAGAAATCGGGGAGCAAATCAATTTCAGATTTCAGATTTATGATTTCAGATTGGGCATTCAAATCTGCAATCTGCAATCTGCAATCTGCAATCTCGCGCGCATCGACCCAGATCGGAAAATCCGGATTGAGTTGCACCGTCTCGCGATCGGCAAGCACAATGTCGTCGCTGAGTTCTTTGCGGAGTGTGGAGAGCGCAGTGCGCAGCGAACGGCGCGCGAGTTCGTCGGTGGAATCACCCCAGCAAAGTGCGGCAAGTTTTTCGCGCGCATGGGGTTCGGGATGCAATGCGAGGTACGCCAAGAGTGATTCAACTTTGCGCGTGGGGAGATGGATCGTTTGCGTATCGCGTTCGAGACGAAAGGAGCCAAG
This genomic interval from Chloroflexota bacterium contains the following:
- a CDS encoding tetratricopeptide repeat protein, with the translated sequence MKPLHVFLLGSFRLERDTQTIHLPTRKVESLLAYLALHPEPHAREKLAALCWGDSTDELARRSLRTALSTLRKELSDDIVLADRETVQLNPDFPIWVDAREIADCRLQIADLNAQSEIINLKSEIDLLPDFYDDWILPERERLRAIYIDALLQLAQHHRAESEYTRAIEFAQKILVADPANEKAYQHIIFCLAATGDRIGALKQYDECKKILRDELGVEPSSETIALRDRIEQALSGGKAREALFTNLPHPLTSFIGREKEIVEVKQLLAQHRLVTLTGSGGCGKTRLAIEVASQLVESFRNGVWWVELAPLSDASLIPQTVAQALGLRETPNQSLDETLNHFLRGKRLLLVLDNCEHLIVACAELANKLLSACVELKILATSRESLGITGEVAWRVPSFAVPDVEQLPSLEKLVQYDVIQLFVQRAMTVAPQWRLNGNAPSVARVCARLDGIPLAIELAAARVKVLSVEQIAARLDDRFNLLTTGSRAALARQQTLRATIDWSYDLLSDAERIMLQRLSVFAGGWTLEAAEEVCNGQSTTLDTLASLVDKSLVVVEQNEAEPRYHMLETVRQYAHEKFAQAESSELESVRTRHLDYFLKLAEEAEPKLQSAEQKVWLVRLENDYDNLRAAWERAIETDAEIALRLVWALFEFWGAGVHLPEARDWLASLLPRTERWGVSAKHARVLIIAGAVALYQGNSAAARELIEQGLTIAKKTESKFEIACACLWLGFSTWIRGDFQTAHDVLDTSLVLWRELDDALYIARTQFFLANVMRDQGEFDQAHQLYEASIARFQALGDNRHLAHVLNALGVLAQLQGDYPRAAKWYEECIKFERENGRESFLVLAIGNLGTVSLHASDYPRARACFEESLILEQQLGHTEEIFLNLMGLAGVMTATGKPEQAALLLGFVEATVNDANIILQPADRIEYDYIWASVRAKLDEATFEKARLEGRTMTLEQAVEYALNEIRVTQDLDKQSQ